CCACTTTGCAGGTGTGCAATTGCAAATGCTGAGAGGTCTTTGAGGAACAGGCACAGCACAACAGTAGAACATGCATTTTAccagcagaagctcccaggtcgAATCCCTGGCATCACAGACTGCCCCACCCACTTGGCCTAGAAAGAAGCATTCTTAAATCAAATGAGCCTTTGAGTTGAAACAAATTTCACCACTTTTATTTGGACAGAAGAGCCAATTCTGTTTTCTTTACAAAAggataaaatatatatactttagTACAAAAAGACGCCCATGAAATAAACCCAACCATCATCACCCTCCTTGTCCTAGTCCTTCAGAATACAATGGTTTTCTTGAAATTCTAATCTCTGCAGATAATTCCTCTACAGAAATTGAGGTCTCCTACTTGGTCATAAGTTCTCTAGCTAGAGGCTAGACAATGATGGAACAGGGTGTGGTCAGCCAACAGGAGCCAcccgcaccccccaaaaatacactccctcccccaaacccagaaatttgctttaaaatataaaaatcccCCCGGATGGGTATGTAGTCCCCCCAAATgaggacatgtctgggatttcctggacgtatggcaactctAACTCTGGCTTAACTCGAAAGGGAAACAAAAACTGAATTGCATAGCCTTGGCAATTTTTATTGCTTATCTTTGGCTGCCCCTGCAGCCAATGGTGACAATCCCCACAGAAGTCACCTCTCAAAGAGAACACAAacagcatatacagtatataattacttggtgaaactgtgggctggaggcccccctcccctgaaaaaaaaagtggggagaggaataagttaaataaataagagCTAATAAATATCCATGGAGCAAAGGCACCATGGAATGAAGAGTGATTGAGAGATGTCTCCCAACATACACATTTATCCCCACAATTCTACACCTCCAACCAAAAATACTTTAAAGTCAATTCaatgaagcaagcaagcaaacaaacgaacaaacaaacaaaccataggtCATTTAGCATGTTTCACATTTCATGTGAACTGAAAAAGGAAATAACTTAGAAGAATCCgggttaataataaataatagggaGGCTTAAGACATGGCTTTTACTTGGCTGCCTGCCTTCTAGATTAGGGGGTCACAAAGGAGCACAGTGGGTATCCTGTCCCTTTTGGTGAGGCTGTGGGTTCCTTTTAATCTTCTTCAGCTGATCATAGTGCTCCAAGCAGAGATGCTAATATTATCTTCACATTTTGTAGGAGGCAAATTTCAGTGGCAACTTTTAGTGTTGGACACCCTGGAGTTCCTAGAACAGTGTTCACATAGGTTGCTCACAGACAGCAGTACTTACCACAATTGAGTTATATATAACTTTggtaacacaaaaataaaaatgaataccaGTATTCATATTGCTTAATAACCACTAGTAATAGGAAAGAAAAATCAGGGTGATGCTaataaaattggaaaaaaaataccTTGGCCATACCAcactccatatgttgttggacgaTAATGGCCATCATGCcatgtggggctgatgggaatgggaatccaacaacatctggaaagcacccaGACAGGAAAAGTTGGCCAAAGCAGAGTGCTTTGATTGGGTAGTCAGGGTTCCCCAACCACTCTCTCTTCTTGAGCTCTGTCTTCCAACAAGAAGTCAGACACCTGTTTTTCTTCTAACTGTGGACTTATCCAAACAcatttcctccactctttctgGGCGCAGGACTGCACTTTAAAGTCCCAGAGCTTTCcttgcaaaaacctgctctttagcacttgACTGGAGCAAAGGTCAGTTTGAGTCTtccacagattgctgtttgcttcaATTGTGcttcaaagagcaggttttcacgggAAAgctcaggaggaaaaaaaaacggATGCTCaggcacagagctttaaagcacagactgcTGGAAAGAGTGAAAGAAAGGGAAGTGTGGATCAGCCCTTCTAATGCTCAAGCAAGATTTCACCTGAGCCCCAAGACAGGCTCCACATCATCTGtgacttttgcctggctggcacCCAGAAATGTAAGTTCTGCAGTTACTGATAACAACACTTgcaatttcattggagaaatgttgcatttAAATGGCTGGactaaaatgaataataataatgtcaacaGCAATGTGACATCAGCAATAAATAAAACGGAGAGGCAGCCCTGTGAATTGGATTGGGCCCTGGAACCTGAATTGTCCATGTATCATGCATTAGCTGGAATATATAACAAAATACACCATTGTTTGTTGACTAGCTGGAGAGAAGAGGTCCTGGAAGCATGTATATCAAGTCCTCACAACCAGCTTTTAGACTTTTGAGTGTCCAGGCTAAAGATGGCAGTCAGTGGTAATGGGCTTCATTTGCTTTTGTCAAGTCCAGCACTTTTTGATATCTGAAACTGAAATCTAGCATCTGGATTTGGAGAGTTGGAACGAAGGGGAAGAGAATGGTCAGGAAGACAGATGCACTATgacaataataatttgttttcccATTTCCCAGGCTTTTGCATAAGCCCTACACCACACTTTTTATACCAGCTTTGTGCCTGGTTTCATGGCAGTGTGCTCTGCAGATTTGTGTGGAAGCACTGAACACTCAGTTTAGGGCAAAATGGCAAATCTAAGTGTGAAGAAAGAGAAGACAAAACAGTTTCTTTTCCTGTGGTGTGACTCTGATTCCAGTTTGCATGGCAGAAACAACATTGGATTAATAGGTCAGCTGCCTGCCTCTCCCCATTGCATTGAGTGGGCTTTCCAACTTTTATTTAATGTACTCATATTAATTTATATATTAACaatccaactttttttaaaaagaaacttttttattgcatttgcaaGGCTGCTTGGGGAACTGAATATGTAATGGTGATGTCATGGGTGATAGTTAATCAACACCGCCCACTGCCAGCTTCTGCTGCAAGCATGCAGAGCCATTTTCATTCCAATGTTTGACCCTGGAAGGGAAAAATGTTTGTAGCGGATGCAATGAGGGTACTCCAAATCAGCTCCATTGTTAACTATAAATGTTGTGTCTACATCCTAAATGAAGAAACCACAAAGAAACTTGGAGCTGCACTTTAGGAATGGGCACCTGTCTGAAAGCCCATAAACCAACACAACTAAAATATATTTGTGCTCAGAAGAATGTGGTATGACTGCCCATGAAACTAGTCTGATCATATAGCTGTAGAGCAGGTAAACTCCTTTTCACAGTTTTAATTCTACTGATGTCACACCATCTCTACAAAGGATTGTATTCCTTTAATCCATGAGGGGGTTCATCTTCTTGGGTTATTCACTGAATATTGCATTGATCTGGGCCCCAACCACATGATGAGGATAGGAGTCATAGCTCATATCTATGGGGATGTCATACCTGGGCACTGAGGTTGAGAAATGAGAGCTGTGCCCATGAGTGCTGCTCAAGCTAACAGATGGGTAGTGGGTCATGAAGCTGTATGATTTTTCCAGGTCTGGAGAACCATCTTGCTTTAGGGAGAAATTTCCACTGATGCTCAGGGGAGGTGTCAAGGGGCCCTCATATGCTGGAGATGTGCAGTCTTGGTGGTGGTTGCCAAAGGATGGATCCACAAGGCTTTTGAATGTGGGAGGCTTTAGGTGTAGAAGGTGGGCCTCCATGTTTCCATAGGGTGGACTGGGCAGCCCAGGAGACTGGTAAGAAAAACTGTGGCCGGGCACAGCTGAGTCAGAGACAGGGCTTTTCTCCTCATGTTTCTCCAAGAACAGGGTTTGAGGTCCCAGCTGCAGGCAGCCAGCCACCAAGTTGCTGGTTGGTTGGGACAAACCTTTACATAGCATCTCGACAAAACCTTTCCCTTCCGGAGTCTGCCCACTTTCCAGGACCTCTGACAAAGCCCATATATAGTTCCTGGCAAGTCTGAGCGTCTCAATTTTGGACAATTTCTGTGTCTTGGAGTAGCAGGGCATCACCTGCCTAAGGTTATCCAGAGCATCATTGAGCCCATGCATCCGTGTTCGCTCCCGGGCATTAGCCTTCACCCGGCGGGCCCTAAACCTCTCAATTCTTGCCTtggtcatcttcttcttcttagggCCCCTTCTCTTTGGCTTCccaccatcttcttcttcttcctcctcctcctcaatactgTCATGCTCTTCATTAAGTCCAGCAAGTATCCCATAGGAGGCTTGCCTGCTATCTTCTTCCTTCATCTCATCTTGGGAGCTTAGGGCTTCATCTATCCATGGTTGAGATGATATGAGCTCGGCCATTTCTTTGGACTTGCTGTAGAGTTTGGTCATCCCTTGACCCTGGAAAAAAACAGCAAACACAAATCCAGATGAATTCAGGAATAAGCAGGTCCACAATATGTCTTTATCATTTTATATAAAGAGGTATGAAATTATGTTCTACCATTCTATTCTAGCCTGTGGGGCTTTTATGCAATGTCAGTCATACACACTGCagaaccattgaaattagtggacagAAGTAACTTAGgtcaattaattttaatgggtataCTCTGAATAAAATTTTGTTAGAGACAACCTTGTCTATTTAGCATATTGTACAGCTTAACCATGACCTTTCACTAATCTTCCTATAGCTTTTTATCTGGaagcaggggttgggaacctgtggccctccagatgttattggactctcaTCAGCCTATCAGTGCGGCTTACAGTCAGGACTGATGgtagtctaataacatctggagggccacaggttcaccatccctgtcATAAACATAGACCTTCACAGCTTGCAAATGCACAAAACCAAAAGAAGCCCACTAGCCTGATAGGTGCTTAATACATCACCCCctcatgtttttgaactgctgggtaGGAAGCAAATGCAGAAGGTTTACAAGCCCTGGGAGGGAGACCATACTGGTTGGTCATAGGCTGCACTGGTCTGaaacagatgatcagaatgaatcatctgggcaccacagttcaagaaggatactgacaagctggaacgtgtccagaagagggcaacgaaaatggtcaaaggcctggaaacgatgccttatgaggaacggcttagggagctgggtatgtttagcctggagaagagaaggttaaggggtgatatgatagccatgttcaaatatataaaaggatgttatatagaggagggagaaaggttgttttctgctgctccagagaagcggacacggagcaatggattcaaactacaagaaagaagattccacctaaacattaggaagaacttcctgacagtaagagctgtttggcagtggaatttgctaccaaggagtgtggagtctccttctttggaggtctttaagcagaggcttgacaggcatatgtcaagaatgctttgatggtgtttcctgcttggcagggggttggactggatggcccttgtggtctcttccaactctacgattctatgattctagaatatTTCCGTTAGGAGTGAGAGAAGATTATATCCTCAATTATACCTTGTAACCTGAGTTCCGTGCAAGCAAAAGAGAAAATGGCATAGGCCACATAACAGATTTGTATGGAAAAGCTAATTGGAGTTGTCACCAAATTTtaccaaaaataaaatcagaggctaattggggtgggggggcatctTCATCCACAGAAACACCTGTAAGAACTTGGAGAGGaagttaaaatacattaaataataaaataggaaTCTCTCTGAGTCTTCATAATCTCAACACTCTGCTACTCTGAGCATAGTGagaaggtgggataaaaatctaTACCTAAAGATCCTGGTTCAACTAAAGTAAATAATCATTCCTTAAATAGAAGATACATAGAATCCAATAGAACAAATTAGTTGAGATTTAATTTAAACCCAATTGTTTTTAATGGAACTTACTAAGTTTCATTGGACATTTTAAGTGAGGGATTCTTAGCTTCAGAATTTATTCATCGGGTGCCTgtcctatcatctatctatccatctctgTTGTTTGAATTTTGAGGCAGAATTTCACATTTCAAATACAgggacctacaacaaaatgttgtggtGCAGATTGATCCTGCTCAGGGTAGGAGCCAGCCTCTGGTGATGCTACGACAACACTACAGAGAACACTACAGAGAAAGAACAGGGAAAAAACAACAGCCTGGGTTTCATGATAATCAACTGCTTGTCAGCTTGACGTACTCATTTAATAAAGCTTAATGTGTAAGCAGCTTTGCTGAAAATGTGCCATCCAACTAATCGGTCAACTGGCCGTCGCCTCATCCAGTGTAGCAAATCCTACTTTTAATATGCCTGATGGGACTTGTATAATGGATTAAAGTGTTAATTGTTGTGCAAATGGGTAGTGTGTCCCATAGGCTCCAAGCAGACCCTAATTATGTTTTAGTAAGTAATTAGAATGTAGCAAACCTAGCCTTACCCTGGGACACATGTGGGCCAGATACTTGCATGCACCTGATCTGTGACAGGGGCAGGGCAGTGTTGTGGGGCAAGCATTGAACTAGGCCTGGGGAGATGCAGGTGCAATCCCCCACCCAGCCACAAAGCTTACTGGGTGAAtatggaccagtcactgtctcttgaCAGGAGAGAACAACTTGGGATCCAGCAAGTGAATGCAACTCCTTTGATGGCTCTTAATAACTTCAACAAATGTCACCCTTTTTTGCTGCCTACACAGAACTGAAAAACAAGCAAGGAGGCTAAGAAACCCTTAGTAAGTCACCGCACATGGCTAGCGCACTGTCTCTGGTTTGGTGGGTGACACAAGGTGTGCAGATCTGCAGGCTGTTGTTGAGTGTGGTGGTGGTTGACCTGTTGGGTATAAGTGAGACTGCTCAGGCTTTGGCTGCAAGCTAAACCCTGGGCTGGATTGTGGTGGGGGCTTAACAGAGCAGGAGGATCAGCATCACATCTACAGTCCTGCTGCTCATACTGTCCAGGGTGGAAGGTACCAGAGGGAGGGGCAGGAAAATTGCTGTGCTGACCTGAAGCTGGTGCAGTGACTGGGCCTGGGATGGGCCCGCTGTTGTTACATCTGGGTGAGGAAAATGTCCTTTGGATATGCTTTGAACTGACACACACAGAGTAGTCTGAGCTTAAGGACAACTTCTGTTTCCTTCTGCCAATGCCATATAGCTTTGTGAAATAATCTAGAAATGGTGCAAGCTTAAATCTCAATGATCTTTGGATGAGCTGAAAGTGTAGGCTCCCACTCTCTCACAAAAAGTGTCATTGGCAGGCAGTGGAGTGTGGGTGTGCGGGTCCTCTAGCACTTTTTTCAGAATTACATGTGAAAGGGCTACAAAAGTGTTTAGTTGTTAGAATGATCCCTGGTTGGCTAGGATTTCTTACATATAGCTGGCATTGCCTTCActcaaaatggctccctttccattGTGACACCACCAGCAACATAATATGGGCTATGCGGTGTAGTGACATCATCACATCCAGCTATGTGATCCAGGATTGACTGAGATTCCTTGATAAGAAAGGAAATAGGCAGAAAATGGTACTGGAAGCAACAGCACAAGGGATACTAGTGATTGTGACAAACAGCTGTGAACAGGCACAATAAATTGTAGGACTAAAAACAACTCTAAAGGTAAAAAACAAATGACAAGATCTTTCCACTCCGCTCTAAATTCTCCACCATATTAACTGAGAACAGAGCAAGACACAATGACCAGGTTGGTTGCAACTCATGACAAGTGGGAAaatcaagaataaaatataaaatatttatagatgcaaaagaaagaggagattTCCCCCTGCCAGATATGAGACTATAATATGAGGCATCCtgtctttgttggttgaaggaatggatgaAGTTAGAGAATTCACATACTGTATTCTAGACTTAGAAGGTCATGATAATATTTTTGGTTAGCACgcttatttatggtatgaaaaggtgaaagttCATAAAAGATttacaaatcatataattaggaaaaaaATGTAGAGTATACAAGAATTTATTAGAGGTAAAAACACCACTTTGTCTCTCATCATTGGAAGCTATAgcagtaaagaaaaataatatatttttttgtgtggcgctgtggtctaaaccacagagcctagggcttgccgatcagaaggtcggcggttcgaatccacgcaacggggtgagctcccgttgtttggtcccagctcctgccaacctagtagttcgaaagcacatcaaagtgcaagaagataaataggtaccgctccggtgggaaggtaaatggcgtttttgtgcactgctctggttcaccagaagctgcttagtcatgctggccacatgacctggaagctgtctgcggacaaatgctggctccctcagcctatagaactggacctaatggtcaggggtacctttacctttacctagaagggTAGACAACTTACAGAAATTTACTAAAACAAGAGGGAGGCAAGTATAAATTAAGGAATCATAAGGAAAGTTACCAGCATggatacaatatcatcatttgaatgaagtatttaagaaagataggatacaagggtttggggaacaaatatcacaattggagagagacctgttggaatgtaacgtaaaagtgctgtctaaaatattattggaatgggagacaaaggatgagcaagtaacatctgcaatgatacattgggcaatagatattggtcataatatagacatggaagcatgggaacgattgtggaatatggatataaaatttacagcatgttaatTATGAgagaaaaatatatgaaaatgatatatcaatggtatctaacactgagtaaattggcaaatgtataaatctaaattaaataagtgttggagatgtaaagagaaagaaagttttttttatcatatgtggtggtcttgtagtaaggttaaagcttactgggaaatgatatataatgaaatgaatgggatgtttaaaacaatgtttgtttaaaaataataatccagaagcttttcttttgggaattataggcacagaactacctaaactgtatagaaacttattaatgtatgctactacagtggcaagaatgttactctcCCAAAAATGGACAGAAGCAGAAGTCCTAGCAAAGGAAGAAtcgatacaaaaacttatggaatatgcagaaatggcaaaacttaccggaagagtaagaaatcaagataacaaactttttataaaagaatggaaatggtttattgaatatttatagaTAAATTTTAAACACATATGaaaattggcaggattattgtaataacatgCAGTTTTataggagtatatatttaaagtagatgaataaatgagcaaattaagttaatttggatatgcagaagatattaaagtAAATTttaggaaccacagaaagagaggggaggatgtcgagttttgaaatgttaaaatgattgcaaaattAGTGAAATTATAAATATGAAAAgtataatttttaataataataataatgacacaaTGACCAGGGTCCAAATAGTCATGCTACATTAGCCCAATAGGATGCTTGACTACTTGGAATGAACAGCAGAACTCTGTGATGTATCACAAAGCGGTTATCAAAGTCCCTTTAATTTCAGAAGTGATTTACTACATAGCAAGAGAGGCTgctttttgaaaaacagaaacagaaatccTCCTTGATTATGTGATTCTTTGGATTCAGCCAAAGGGGTCACAATTTATGCGCATACAGATTTAAGAAGAGCAttaagagaaacagaaagaaacactAATAACTTAACATCTGCTAACCTGAATCTGCTTGGAGTAAAAATATGTATCCTCttagtctctctcacacacatataattcccatttataaattttattttatagagTTTAGGGCTTATGAAAgtgcaaaataattttatttgacaGGTTAAAACTTTATGCTGTTGCTTCAAAATTCAACACAACTAAATGAGTATTTCTATTTTCAATAACCTTCTTTGctgaatttaaaaaaccaaatttgAACAAGCAACAAATGTATTAGGTTTCTTTTAAGATTAAAACCCACTGCAAATTCTTGTTAAATTTCAAATGTGAACCAAATGTCATCCCATTTATATAGAAAATATAGTTATGCAATTGGTTATTCAtgtgtattttattattactactactattattatggAAACAATCCAATAATTAGGATCTGCTTTCAGATAGGGACTATACTAGATAGTATTCCAGGTACTTCTGTGCTTCCCTGATTTTTCCATAACATGTACCTAAAAGTTTGTGTCTGGAATTCTGGGCCATTCTGCACATTATGGTGACATTTATCACATGTTTTGCCCATAAAATATTGTTGATTAGAGCTTGGTCTTCCACCCCTACCCTGCTGCCCCACTAGGGTTACACCCTGCAATAAATATATTGATGGAGCAAATCTGTCCAGATGAAAGAACCCTTACGAGCAAAGCACTCCCCTACCCCTGCTATGATTCCTCTCTCATTCTTCCCAATGCAATGGGATGGAAGGGCTGGCACATCTGGTTAATATTCCTTGAGAATGACAAGCTGTCTCTCAATGCATTTGGGGAAGTCTCGGGTAGTAGAGCCAGAAGGGGCACAGCCAAGGGGCACAGAAAAAAAAGATAATGTTTCCCCATTTGAAATAGCCATGGGGCCACCAGATATCTGATCCCAGCTGCATACACCATACACTGAAAGtcctcccccaagaatcctgggtactgtagtttgttaagggtgcaggaaattgtagctctatggGGGTAAaatacagtccccaggattctttgagattAAAAATGTGctctaaatatatggtgtgtatgcatcCCTAAACTACATTAGTTTTTCTTTTTATAGATCATAAtaggaccacacacacacagagagagagaggcaaaccattggttcatctatccCAGTATTACTGACTAATAGCTGCTGTCCAAGGTTTTTAGCAAGTGTTACTGGGAGCTGAAGCTAGGACCTTCAGTGAGCAAACCCTGATTTCTGTTGCAGAGGTATAGCTATTCTCCAGTACTTAGAAGCAAAAGCAATGGATTCATAAGTTTGCAATAAAATTAAGTGggatgaaggggaaaaaaactctTTAGAACTACAGGGAAGGAATGGAATAACAAGCTGCTCATGGAGCTAACAAGATGCTTTACCTCTCATATTTGCAAAAGGAGATTGCAAAGATATCTGTCAGTGCAATTGCAATGCATGGAGCTGTACATTAATCAGTTTTAGACATGTAATCTGCCTAATACTTATTGTGGGTTACATTACATTTTCTCAGGTGTCTTCAAAACAAGCCTTCAAAGGAAATAATCAGAATTTGTAGTTTTAGGGAAGCCCAtgacagcagctcccccaaagcCCCCCAGTAAAGGTCATGAGTTGGGATATGAAGCTAAATTCCCACAGAATGAATTCCAGACTTTCTAATGGGTCACTAGCTTTGACTTAGATAAACAGTCCTAAACTCATCCGCTTCCCATGGATGAGTTAATCTCAAATTCAAAAATCTCAAATTCAAAATGATCAATTCTATGTGGAGAACTATTAATACAAATTACAATCACCTGTTCTACACTTGTATCACATATGTAAAAAGTCACACCTTTTGTCCAGGAATGATACATTTCCTTCTGTTCTCATAGATTCTCATCCAGATTTAATTGCGCAttctttccacccacccacaagcACTGAAAAACATGCAGAAACTCACTCGTCTATCGTTGTTAATCACCTTGACTATGCATTAATGCCCAGGCAAACAACCAAAATACACAGTATGAGCATTCTCTCACCTCCAGGTAGTTTGGCTATCTGTACTACCTTACCACACATTAGATGTAGGTGCATGGTTAGAATCTGTGGTTCAAACAGCCACCAGTTCCCACCCCTAAATGGTGCGCACTGAACTGAAAATGTGCCGAAGGAGGTAAGTAATATTTACAAAGTGATTTTAATGGTGCACCTTGTAGACTGGAAGACAGCTCAAGCATAATCTTGGGGTAATGCTCAAACTGATTAATTACGCTTTCCTGAACTCTTAACCCTATTTCATACCAATAATTAACATGAATAAAGACTGATTAAAGTCTTTAATCACACCTGGTTTACACAAGCTTACTTTTGCACGTGGAATTGAGGCATCTAGATGGGAACAAATTTGTGAGTTCAGATTCAGACCTGCAGGCTGTAACTTAATGAAAAGAACACATAATTTCAGTTTGCACCACCCTTTTAGTCAGAAggaaatgcttaaaaaaaaacaaaaagcggTCTTTTACAAATGACTCCCAGCCCCTCTTACCGTGCTAAAGGGTAGCCTTTTGACCACCTCCCGCTTGCTCCTTGTTGATAACAGAAGCCAACAAAAGTTTCTTGAATGTTCAGTGTTCCTCGAACATTCTTCCACAGCGGTAGGACGTTTCAGCACCAGAGGCCGGGGACAGCTCCCTCCCTTCCGCTATAGGAGAAAAGCCTCTTTCTTTAGTCCCGGATTGCCTTCGAGTCTCTCCCGGTCTCTCTTTTCTCTACTGGCGCAGGCTGGCGCtagaaaacacaaaataacagGCTCTCCTCTGGCTCACGGCTGTCGACCATATGCCTCTCTGTTCGCTGGGTTTTCAGTGCCGTCTCGGCACTTAGAAGGGGTTCAGGAACTTTCCTCTGCCGCTTCCTCTTCCAGAACCACAAGTTCTCcgggcagctcctcctcctgcttctggaGAACTCCTCGGGATCCCGACACTTTTGAAAAGCTTTCTGGTGTTGGCGATTTCCGCTTGACTGGAACCTCCGGGAGCTCCTCCCACTTGGGTAGAGAAAAGAGAGTACAAAGCAGCAAGGACGCCTGCAGTGGACGCCTGCAAGGAAAGTTTTCTAGTccgcttcctttccctccctttagTTTCTGGAACCCCAGCCAGCGCTGaatttctgaaataaaatgtttAGCATCCCACGACACTGAAAGCTACAGCGCTTGACGTCGAAGCACCCGCCTTCCCATCTTTGCCATCTCAGATTCAAGGCAGGCTTCTTGGGGCGTGTGTGCGCATAAACAGAAAACCTGCACATGTTCCGAGGCCGTTATGTAGTTATATTGCGGAGTTAAAGCTTTCTTCAAAGCCCTAGCTCAGATTaagctttgttgggggggggggaggacggaCGGTGGTAACACCGCTTATTAAGGCGTTTAAGTAACGGTGGTAACACCGCTTAAGGCATCATTTCCTACTATGT
Above is a window of Zootoca vivipara chromosome 2, rZooViv1.1, whole genome shotgun sequence DNA encoding:
- the NEUROD4 gene encoding neurogenic differentiation factor 4 encodes the protein MTKLYSKSKEMAELISSQPWIDEALSSQDEMKEEDSRQASYGILAGLNEEHDSIEEEEEEEEDGGKPKRRGPKKKKMTKARIERFRARRVKANARERTRMHGLNDALDNLRQVMPCYSKTQKLSKIETLRLARNYIWALSEVLESGQTPEGKGFVEMLCKGLSQPTSNLVAGCLQLGPQTLFLEKHEEKSPVSDSAVPGHSFSYQSPGLPSPPYGNMEAHLLHLKPPTFKSLVDPSFGNHHQDCTSPAYEGPLTPPLSISGNFSLKQDGSPDLEKSYSFMTHYPSVSLSSTHGHSSHFSTSVPRYDIPIDMSYDSYPHHVVGAQINAIFSE